In Actinacidiphila yeochonensis CN732, a genomic segment contains:
- a CDS encoding phosphatidylinositol-specific phospholipase C domain-containing protein: MTGPLRRISGRLRAAALGAALSACLAFFAGGTPASAAETDSLPFSSTTGSGLHNTYDPSAFPYLAQALDTGTSMIELDVWDDFVTQEWKVSHDNPLGNSNNCVNASSAADLYTGAANKDLETCLDDVRVWLGAHPGHGPLVIKLELKAGFQSTFGMSPAKLDQSISAHLGSLVFKPSDLLAKPGGGQYASLDAAAIAGNWPTRAQLAGKVLIEAIPGTVEEANPTDSLWTDQEYAGYLKSLQSQGKLSQANVFPAVHNAQAGDPRSRYSDASLRPWFVVFDGDAATFLNGSIDTSWYDTNHYLLIMTDAQNVAPTLDDTAPAAADAQARVAQLAAAHATIASNDWRGLPSVQSLVLPRG; this comes from the coding sequence GTGACCGGTCCGCTCCGCCGCATCTCCGGTCGGCTTCGCGCCGCCGCCCTCGGTGCCGCCCTCAGTGCCTGCCTCGCCTTCTTCGCCGGCGGGACCCCCGCCTCCGCAGCCGAGACGGACTCGCTGCCGTTCTCGTCGACGACCGGGTCCGGCCTGCACAACACCTACGACCCGTCGGCCTTCCCCTACCTCGCCCAGGCGCTGGACACCGGCACCTCGATGATCGAGCTGGACGTCTGGGACGACTTCGTCACCCAGGAGTGGAAGGTCAGCCACGACAACCCGCTGGGCAACAGCAACAACTGCGTCAACGCCTCCTCCGCCGCCGACCTCTACACCGGCGCCGCGAACAAGGACCTGGAGACCTGCCTGGACGACGTCCGGGTCTGGCTGGGCGCCCACCCCGGACACGGGCCCCTGGTCATCAAGTTGGAGTTGAAGGCCGGCTTCCAGAGCACCTTCGGGATGAGCCCGGCGAAGCTGGACCAGTCGATCAGCGCCCACCTGGGCAGCCTCGTCTTCAAGCCCTCCGACCTGCTGGCCAAGCCGGGCGGCGGCCAGTACGCGTCCCTGGACGCCGCTGCGATCGCCGGGAACTGGCCCACTCGGGCGCAGTTGGCCGGCAAGGTGCTGATCGAGGCCATCCCGGGGACGGTCGAGGAGGCCAACCCGACGGACTCCCTGTGGACCGACCAGGAGTACGCGGGCTACCTCAAATCACTCCAGAGCCAGGGGAAGCTCTCCCAGGCCAACGTCTTCCCCGCCGTGCACAACGCCCAGGCCGGCGACCCGCGTTCGCGCTACTCCGACGCCTCGCTGCGGCCGTGGTTCGTGGTCTTCGACGGTGACGCCGCCACGTTCCTCAACGGCAGCATCGACACCAGCTGGTACGACACCAACCACTACCTGCTGATCATGACGGACGCGCAGAACGTGGCGCCGACCCTGGACGACACCGCTCCGGCCGCGGCCGACGCGCAGGCCCGGGTCGCCCAACTCGCCGCCGCGCACGCCACCATCGCGTCCAACGACTGGCGCGGGCTGCCGAGCGTGCAGTCCCTGGTCCTGCCGCGCGGCTGA
- a CDS encoding crotonase/enoyl-CoA hydratase family protein: MPAPAAVRTERSGPVTTVVLSRPEVRNAVDGPTARALADAFRAFDADDGAAAAVLWGEGGTFCSGADLKALGTPRGNRFEPDGDGPMGPTRLRLGKPVIAAVSGHAVAGGLELALWCDLRVAEEDAVFGVFCRRWGVPLIDGGTVRLPRLVGAGRAMDLVLTGRPVGADEAQAIGLADRVVPTGTARAAAEELAARIAAFPQTCVRHDRLALLETEGLPETDALAVEAAHGRVSIAEAAAGAARFAAGDGRHGAFPG, translated from the coding sequence ATGCCCGCACCCGCCGCCGTACGGACCGAGCGCAGCGGTCCGGTCACCACCGTCGTGCTCTCCAGGCCCGAGGTGCGCAACGCCGTCGACGGCCCCACCGCGCGGGCCCTGGCCGACGCCTTCCGCGCCTTCGACGCCGACGACGGTGCCGCCGCGGCGGTGCTCTGGGGCGAGGGCGGCACCTTCTGCTCCGGAGCCGACCTCAAGGCGTTGGGCACCCCCCGCGGCAACCGCTTCGAACCCGACGGAGACGGCCCGATGGGGCCGACCCGCCTGCGGCTGGGCAAGCCGGTGATCGCGGCGGTCAGCGGCCACGCCGTCGCCGGCGGCCTCGAACTCGCCCTCTGGTGTGACCTGCGCGTCGCCGAGGAGGACGCCGTCTTCGGCGTCTTCTGCCGGCGTTGGGGCGTCCCGCTGATCGACGGCGGCACCGTGCGGCTGCCCCGGCTCGTCGGCGCGGGGCGGGCGATGGACCTGGTGCTGACCGGTCGTCCGGTCGGCGCCGACGAGGCACAGGCGATCGGTCTCGCCGACCGGGTGGTACCGACGGGCACCGCGCGCGCCGCCGCCGAGGAACTGGCCGCGAGGATCGCCGCGTTCCCGCAGACCTGCGTACGCCACGACCGGCTCGCCCTCCTGGAGACCGAAGGGCTGCCCGAGACCGACGCCCTCGCCGTCGAGGCCGCCCACGGGCGGGTGTCGATCGCCGAAGCCGCTGCCGGTGCAGCCCGGT
- a CDS encoding AzlD domain-containing protein produces the protein MTGTAGLLTATGVLGVGTFAFRGAGQVLRARFSLPPLAERLMGTAVVVLLAALVATSGLMEGHGYAGPARTAGVAVGGLLACRRAPFVVVVVAAAATAAVLRLVGVS, from the coding sequence ATGACCGGCACCGCGGGACTCCTCACCGCCACCGGCGTGCTCGGCGTCGGCACGTTCGCCTTCCGGGGCGCCGGACAGGTACTGCGTGCCCGGTTCTCGCTGCCGCCCCTGGCCGAACGCCTCATGGGCACGGCCGTCGTGGTCCTGCTGGCGGCGCTGGTGGCCACTTCAGGCCTCATGGAGGGGCACGGCTACGCGGGTCCCGCCCGCACGGCGGGGGTCGCGGTGGGTGGCCTGCTCGCCTGTCGGCGGGCGCCGTTCGTGGTCGTGGTGGTCGCGGCCGCGGCCACTGCGGCGGTACTCCGGCTCGTCGGCGTCTCCTGA
- a CDS encoding helix-turn-helix domain-containing protein — protein sequence MAASLQRERRRVGLSLAEAARRAGIAKSTLSQLESATGNPSVETLWALSVALDVPFAQLVDPPRPRVQVIRAGEGPTFTAEHSSYVATLLASCPPHALRDIYLVSAEPGSARESEPHMPGLVEHVVLSTGRALVGLTGDPVELLPGDYISYPGDVHHVFRALEPGTSGVLLSEHG from the coding sequence ATCGCGGCCTCCCTGCAACGCGAACGGCGCCGTGTCGGCCTCTCCCTCGCCGAGGCCGCCCGGCGGGCCGGCATCGCCAAGTCCACGCTCTCCCAGCTCGAATCGGCCACCGGCAACCCCAGCGTGGAGACACTCTGGGCGCTCAGCGTCGCTCTGGACGTTCCCTTCGCCCAACTCGTCGACCCGCCGCGACCGCGCGTACAGGTCATCAGGGCCGGAGAGGGACCGACCTTCACCGCCGAGCACTCCTCGTACGTGGCCACGCTGCTCGCCTCCTGCCCGCCGCACGCGCTCCGCGACATCTACCTGGTCTCCGCCGAACCCGGCAGCGCCCGCGAGTCCGAGCCGCACATGCCGGGCCTGGTGGAACACGTGGTGCTCAGCACCGGCCGCGCACTCGTCGGCCTCACCGGGGACCCGGTCGAACTGCTCCCGGGTGACTACATCAGCTACCCCGGTGACGTCCACCACGTCTTCCGCGCGCTCGAACCGGGTACGTCAGGGGTGTTGCTCTCCGAACACGGCTGA
- a CDS encoding AzlC family ABC transporter permease — protein sequence MRSIWRTPKTGRSALARSIGLVCAADALVGLSFGAIAVGLGLPLWLPVLMSLVVFAGAAQFAVIGILGSAGSPLAAVAAGLLINARHVPFGFAVGDVLRGSGGWRRLAGTHLMVDETVAFTLAQTSPAMRRTAYWGCGLGLFAAWNAGVVAGAYGGRAIGDTDAFGLDAAFPAVLLALLLPSLNRSAPRRAALAGAVVALAATPFLPAGLPVLLALLGVAAAGRGVPRNEPPPAAKTLADEGSTAHDAVDTAGGAAGPPEAAAARRARGTAPPSGTPGGSGDELPRPPHGSAGTERGTR from the coding sequence ATGCGTTCGATATGGCGAACCCCGAAGACCGGGCGATCCGCGCTGGCGCGCTCCATCGGCCTGGTGTGTGCTGCCGACGCACTCGTCGGCCTGTCCTTCGGCGCCATCGCGGTGGGGCTCGGCCTACCGCTGTGGCTGCCGGTACTCATGTCACTGGTGGTCTTCGCCGGCGCGGCGCAGTTCGCCGTGATCGGCATCCTGGGAAGCGCGGGCAGCCCACTGGCGGCGGTGGCCGCCGGACTGCTGATCAACGCGCGGCACGTGCCGTTCGGCTTCGCCGTGGGAGACGTGCTGCGCGGCTCGGGGGGCTGGCGACGGCTGGCCGGCACTCACCTGATGGTCGACGAGACGGTCGCGTTCACCCTCGCGCAGACCTCGCCCGCCATGCGCCGAACCGCCTACTGGGGCTGCGGACTCGGGCTCTTCGCGGCCTGGAACGCGGGGGTGGTCGCGGGCGCGTACGGCGGCCGGGCCATCGGCGACACCGACGCCTTCGGGCTCGACGCGGCCTTTCCCGCCGTGCTGCTGGCACTGCTGCTGCCTTCGCTGAACCGTTCGGCACCTCGGCGCGCGGCGCTGGCCGGGGCCGTGGTCGCCCTGGCGGCGACTCCCTTCCTGCCCGCGGGCCTGCCCGTCCTCCTCGCCCTGCTCGGCGTCGCCGCGGCGGGGCGCGGGGTACCGCGGAACGAGCCGCCGCCCGCCGCGAAGACCTTGGCGGACGAGGGCAGCACCGCCCACGACGCGGTGGACACCGCCGGGGGCGCGGCCGGGCCCCCGGAAGCCGCTGCCGCGCGCCGTGCCCGGGGCACCGCGCCGCCGTCCGGCACCCCAGGCGGGAGCGGGGACGAGCTGCCGCGGCCCCCGCACGGGTCGGCCGGCACCGAGAGGGGCACGCGATGA